Within the Malus sylvestris chromosome 4, drMalSylv7.2, whole genome shotgun sequence genome, the region CCCTTCGTGATAATTGTTTGATTTTTCATGCTCAAATTTTTATCGTAAGCAGCCTTAACGAAGTTCCCCTAACAATATTTCTTTCCATCTATAAACAAGAGGCCTTCAATTCATGAATTGACAAGCATGAGCGAATATATCAGTCTCCATCAGTCCCGAATATGAACTATTTTTCAATCATTTAGCAGCCTATTGAGAATTAGGGACAAAGATTTTCAGTTTTCCTTGGAAAATCTTGGGTCAAATCCTTTAAATACTATCATTAGGGTCACCTCTTAAAGTAGTTAATTGTAGGTATTATGAAAACGCTAGCTCAAAAACTTTTTGCACACCTATAGGGTTGTttaatctgtttttttttttttttgtcggcCAAAAAAAAGGGGCTTTAAGTACGAAAGTAACCCACTTTCTATTGATTTATTTTTAACATAATCCAGTATATTCAATGTCGTAAAATAAttgattaaatttataaatatttatattattatatttattgTACTAAACAGTATTTCCGACGTACTAAAAAAGTTTCTCTCTTTCAAATGTATATGCATCGAAAGATGCTTGGATGTGACTATTAGATTGTACTTTGGTGCTTATAAACTTTGTCCTATAGCCAATTGctctcttttttcctttctgCCTTTTGTGAAGGCCTTTGGTCACTTGTTCGAAAATGTAAATACAATTATTCACTCTTCTCAATAGAAAAAAATCCTGTCTAAGAGTGAAAGATCTATGTGATCAGTGAGATGCTTTGATGGAATGTATCGTCTAGTGATAAAGTATAATTATTCTTTTTTCATATAAGAAGTTATCGGATAGAGTAAGAGATACACGTGATGATTGAGACATAAAAGACGAGGATATATAGCAGGTGAAAAAGCAAAATCACTCCTAATCGTATGGAAAGATCTTGGCTCTAGCCATAGATATACGGTGTGAGTGAGACATGAAAAACTCTTTTGCAACTAATGCATCCTCCCAATGTCATCACCATTCGATACACGCTTGTCACGTTTCCAAAAAGTGAATCATCTGTCCAATAGACATTTGTCACGTGTTCAAAAAATGAACTACCATTCAATTAAGGCTTGCCATGTGGTGATTGGTGACAAGAGAGAATTTTTCGAATCAAACTCAAACGGAGATATTATCCGGTGATAAGGCTGAATCACTCCTACCCATTCATACCCTTCTTCCCATGCTTAGCAGCTTGTGTGGATGATGTTACACTCAAAATCTTCAAAAGACAAGGTAGTTCTTCTTTTTTCCAAAAGTTCAGAGGAAAAGAACGGTTTGGATCCTCTCCAAACCTTAGCGTCCGGAGCTTAATGATAACAAAAATCGAGTCATTGGTTTGCGTGTAAGAAAACTTAGAATCCTTAGTTTATATGAGGTGAACTAGCGAAATAAGTTAATCGAGACCGTTTATTCGAACGGGCCAGATTGACTAATCCTTTATCTTCAGACAATGAGATTCGGAGCGAATCTCTGTCAAAAAAGATGTAGTACTACACAGATTAATTACCAACAGAATGTAGCAGATTAGAGGCTGAGGAGTTTCAAACCCACTGAAAATTTGAGCAGAGATTTCAACATCAATATCCACTGTTCTTAAACAtttcttaacatgcttaagagcAGCACAAACAATTGGCAACTGCCAATACACAAACATCTTATATAATCTTAGAACATATACATATAAACATTACAAGAACAACGATTCCATGGATAAATTTTTCCATCCATGTTCCGATAATTAGCTATATATTACATTAGCAAGTCACTGAATCGTCGATCAGCCACTAGAGATGTTACACCAACAACCCCCGGTCCTCCTCTTCGTTGTGGTCAGAAGCCGGAATCCTTGGATCTTAACATTCATAGGACTGCTAAACTTTAGTTAATAGATTCTGCTGTCTGCAAAAGCTTTATCGAACCAACTAACAAAATACGATGATCCAGCTAGATGCAGAATCACACACTCCTTTGCATCCAACAACCAAAGCCTAGCCCTCGTCGTACAAGAACCAGGCCAAAGCAGGATCTTAGTGCCACAATTATCAATACAACAGTAAATTACTATAGCTACACAATCTTACAAACTGCAAACAATCCCTTCATTATTCTGGGAGTGTCAAGCTTAGGTTATATATCATCGAGTGGTATAAGTCAATTTTATCAATTATCGGAGAGCACGAATTTACTTATCTCATCCATCACGGTGTAGAAATGCTCATTATTCGGCAACAGGTAGAAACCAATTGTGGCCTGCTCAAGATACATAAGTTTGATGTTTTTGCCAGCACTCTCGAGCCCTCTGGCGTAAGCCAATTGCCAGTCCTGAACAAGATCCAAACCAGCCACCACAACAAGGCTCTTCGGGAACTTGACAGCTTCGAGGCTTTGACCACGGGGACCAAATGGGTTACATGCTGGATGGTCCCTATCTTCACCATCAGGGAGAAAAGCTCTCCAGTACCAGTCCCGGTCTTGGATGGTTACAAAGTATTTCCCATCCAATCGCAACTCGGATTCAGTCCGCTCCTGCCCACCAAACATAGGGTTGAGCAGTATATTTCCCAGTACATTGATTCCAGATTCTGCTGCTCTTAAAGCAACATTGTGTACAATGTTCCCGCCAGAGCTATCGCCAGCTAGATAGATATGAACGTTTGAGTCCCTTGTACTTTTAAGCCATGATCTAGAGTTCACCCACCTCAGGGCTGTCCATCCATCATCATAGGCACATGGATAGCGATTTTCAGGAGCCCTACGATAATTCACAGAGACCACTACAGCCTTGCAGATACCAACTAGTCGGCGACACAGAATATCATATATACCACTGTTTGAAGAGGAGTGTGCAaagcttccaccatggaagaAAACTATGACAGGAAGAACCTCTTGGCTCACCGCTCTCTCAGGATCAACAATGTTCAGCGGGGATAGATTAGCATCGTCCGGATGATAGATTCGACTGAGCAGGCTAGTTTCACGGTCGATGATGACATCAAACGAGACAACCCCATCAACAGGGTTAGAATTGGCTGGCACTTTCCGGTCAAGGAATTCTGCCAAGTGGCGGTTGAAGGTCCCGTCAGGGCGGCGCAGAAGATTGTATGACAGCTTAAAATTGGAGATGAGGACCCATGTATTCAATGGAACCACCATCTGTAAAAAGAGCGCATCCGATTCCATAAATTTTTTACATATGTCAATGTcttattccaacataacaacaacacaaaaccaacaaaaacaTTCCCGTAAAGATGTAGAATCGCAAACAAACCGGAAAAACACATGTTCATCTATACATTTTCTTAGAGCTGAAGCTTTCCCATGACAAAACCACAACATTAAATCCATCAAACAATGAAATCTCCAACCAAGAACATCTCCAAAACATGATGAACTCGAACAAGCATAACAAACCCAATAATCATATCCTTATCAAACATTAAAAACAGCTAAAAACCTCAACTCAAACCAGAACAATGTCTTCATCCCCAATGAAAGAAACAAATCAGCTTTTCAACAACAAAATCACAAACCAAAAACCGTATCCCAGATAACCCATTAAGATAAACTCCatccaacataaaaaaacacagaaaaaatcaaactttgaatcagcaaaaaccaaagaaaagttGTTACCCTGGATTCACTAACGTTGACTTCATTGCCCCCAGACATGGAAACCGGTCTGAAGAATTCCCCCACCAAAATCTAAGCTTGAAGAAAACCCAGCCCAGATCTTTCGAGAGCAGAGCAAACCCACCCCACGAAACCTCACGTATTAACGCAGAAGCAGAAACTAAAAAGCAAAAGCCAGGCAGCCAAAACGAGCAAGCAAAAGCACCTTAACTTTGAATCTCTCTCCtgttctcttctctctctacaagATCGTACTCTCTTAACCCATTGGTCCCAGACAAAACAAGCCCCTAATCTCTAGGGGAAACCTCTCTCTGCATTCATGTGATGCGATGACAAATCTCACTACCAATAAAACGGAGCAATGGAGTGTGCTTGTGTGGAAGGGGTGCAGGATAAGATCGGTGGCGCAAGTTAGCAGATCAGTCGGGGTAAAGCGCTAACGTGTGATGGGAGTTAATAGGGGGTGCGCGAGAGAGAGGGGAAGGGGACAAAGTGAGCGGCCGAAAGAAACACGGTTAGTGGAACCCACCTATCCAAAAGCAATTAAATtcgttaattaattattttattagtaTTTTTCCTAATAAATCTCACAGGACATTGTCGCAGACTAATTTTTATTCTTCGTGCATAATCAAATACCACATAGGGCAACAACGTAATTTAGACTTTCAGGTCAAAGACACACCAAATATAGTCAATGACTCCAAAGATTAGATACAAGAATTTGAACTCGAGTTAGGGATTCCAACCGATGCTTGCTTTCTACTGTATAAACCTCTTAAGGGTTTTCATTTATTAGTAACTCATATGTTAGTTAAGCAAGTTTTTTAAGTCAAATGTGGTTTAAGCAAGTTGGTTTGTTGGTTTGTTGGTGAGTGTAACTATTTAATTGTGTGATCCATATCGAACAGATATGAACGTTAATTATATTTGATATTCAGTATAATGTTCTTACGCTCACGCACAAATTTAACATCTACCGACAAATTAGAGTGTAATTAAATTTGTacataaattcaaattttttttttgtatttaagaATTCATTAATAACGCATATGTCAATATGAGTTACCCAAATTGATTTGTTGTTAAGTGTAACTGTATAAACTGTCTGACTGTGTGAACAAcgttgaaaagagaagaaatccAATTATATTCGAAATACTCAGCCAATCACATTTGAAATTCTCTCGTGGAATGGCTCTCAAATGTATATCACATAAAACATGAGCCAAAACCTAATATAGCACATCGTCGTAGAAATGTGCTCGCTCCCATAGTCAAATATAAATGtagctaaatttttttattaattcatttttatttcgGTATTTCAATTCATTAACAGTGCAAACGTGAATATGAGTTGGGCAAGTGGTCATGTAAATGTAGGTTATGCAAGTTGGTTTGTCATTAAGTGTAACTGTATTAACTGTTTGACATATCGAACATAGATGAAAGCAAACTATATTTGAGATTCCCCTCTTCTCAAATGTACGTCGTATAAAACATGTTGATGACTCCTATGAGGTGACGCAATCGTTTAGCACCTCGTCAAAGCAATGTGATGTGCTCAAATTTAAATCTAGTTACCAACAACTTAGATGTAATTAGATTCATtaattaattcatttttttatatatttaaaagttCATTAATAATGCATATGTAAATGTGAGTTAGGCAAGTTATTATCGCAAATGTGAGTTATGCAAGTTGGTTTATATTCGCTCTAAATATAGCTTGCTATTTAGTTTGAGAAACAAGTCGGTCACAACATAGTTTCTTTGGATTAGTTGTCATATCGGCGAATTTGCAGTACTTATTCGTTTTCAATAATATTCCTAGTTTTGTAGTGTAATTGTATAAACTGTATGACATGAACAATATCAAATAAAGAAGGAGGCAAGCGTTTCGGGGATTCTTGCCAAAAAGGGCTTTCAAATATGCGACGTAGAAAACATATTGATGACTCTCAAGAGTTGACGCAATTGTTAGAGCAATATTCCAGCTTGCGCACTCAAATTTAAGTCCAATTACCAATAAATTAgtatttttattgttaattaatttttttttgtatttaaaattcATTAATAACTAGCAATTGCACGCATGCTATGCATGTTTTGAGCAATTGAGGAGTTTTATTCTTCAAAAGAGAGGTGAAGAGAATGTGGGATTGTGAGAAATTAAAATTTCTATTAAATTGACTATGTAGTTTGACATATCCTTGATAATTAATATTGTTGTTTAATATACTAAggccaaaattgaaaaaataagaaCATAATTGAAATTTTATAAAAGGTCTTACTttcttaataatagtatagatgtatatatatgtacgtgTTAAGATTAAGGGACAAAAAATTTAAcacgtatattttttttaacctttagATCTATACACATCTAACGGTTATGAATAGAAATCAACATGACTCATCAAAACTCAATATTAAATGATATGGCCATACATGAAAATAAAAGTAAATTTcaactaataaaaatattttgagaAAAGTTAAAAGCATAAAATTGATAAATCTGTTTTTAAAAATTGGCTGTGAGGGCTTGATGTGTTTCCCCTCCCCTTTCGATTACAGTGTCTTTCTGATATTTctcttttcagttttattttatttcaattttatttcttattgattTTCTTATTAATTATAATTCCTTATTGCCACCATACCATTGTATGACAATAAAGCTTCCACATCATCTCTATTTATAACCATTGAATGTTATGAAACCTAATGATTTAAAACAAGTGTAAGATATTTGTCAAAAACTCTGTTCCTTGGTCCTGACCCTATATACATGTGGAAGTGAATTAAGTATATTGCTTAAGCATTAGTGACTTAGGCAAGTTGTTCATGCAAATGTGAGTTAGACAAGTTGGTATGTCGTTGCtttacaaaagaagaaaaaaaaagcgtTGGTGGTGCCGAAATACCAACttgttaggggtgaggatcggagatcaagaaataccaaagaacGACGGCtttcgctacttaggatctatcttgcaaaagaatggatgaagtggaagagtgcatccggtgtgttgtgtgaccgccatatgccactaaagctcaagggaaaattttataagacggcaataaggtcggcgatgctgtatggcacagaatgttaggcggtgaagcatcaacaagtacataaaatgggtgtagcggagataaggatgtttcgttggatgtgtgggcacacgagaaatgataaaattaagaatgaggatatccgagataAAGTAGGAATAACCGAAATTGAATGAAATATATCCTTCAATTTAAGATATCCTTCAAACGAGTTAAATTGGACGAAAGTATACCATGCTAACCTCGAATTCTTTTGGGAAAAGAATCCCGTTAAGTAGGAGGTTATGTGTTTGCTCTTACACTAAGATTTTAAGCTCAGCAACTGGTGAATCaggtaatttttattttgatacttCTTATTCTTGTTCAATTAACTTTATTTTCCAatctaaatttattattaaatatattttttgggCCTCTTGCTTTTAGCCACGTTTTCAAGCAAAAAAGAGTGTAGATTATTGATTTTtcaaaaacaaatcatcaatcaaAGAGGAGAAATGAGGAATTTAaaattgggaactttaacgggAAGTTTTTGGTACTTTTcacattaataaaaaatcacaattttactctaaaaagttaatcatggtattattcacttacaatacatttttatcattttcgttataactcaaaacttttaagttattttcattagttttccattcAAAATTTTGGATGGATGGAGCAATAAAAGCTTGAGGGCGTGCGTTGGAAGGTAGGGCACGTGAGGACAAACAGAGTCCGTCCGAACACTAAAGTACAACTCTTTTGGCGGTGCCGGAATGAcccttttgtctttctttttagCTTTTATTTACGGCAATGTCATTGCGACATTTTATCCTATGTGTCAGTGGATCAATTGTAGAATTATGACATAACTAGAATGCAAAAACAATTTAATCTTCTGTCACAAAACAAATCATACGTAGTAATATAATTTTacacaaaataaatttgaaatttttttttccaaacctCACCAATATATCATCGTAACATctctattatttttatttttttatatttatagacGCATAGTATGTAAGCTTTTTTAATGATGAATTATAGTTGTGTCATGTAAATTGTTTTAACAGACTTGACAGCAGGTAATCAATGAAATATAAGTTGAGTTTTAAAAAGTTCGGTGATAAAATTTGAATATTAAGAAATTAATTGAGACTTAAGTTGAATTTCACAACTTGACGGTAGGTAATCAATGAAATATAAGTTGAGTTTTAAAAAGTTCGGTGATAAAATTTGAatattaggaaattaattaagaCTTAAATTGAATTTCACAATGCTATCAAACCTATTTCATGCAAGAAAAGATTCTCATGATCCACTTATTGAATTTCAGAATTTTAGGCAACATTTTTGCAATGCTCTTAATTTGGATACTTTATTTTAATTGGCCTCATAAACTTCGAATTTGGTTgttgacaaaaaagaaaatatttaatttgattTCATCTCTCAAATTGAGTGTTATTTTCGTCCATTtgataaaactttattttatcaacaattgtaatttaatgaaatttgaaCTCATGTCTTCCCAATAATGTTTATTGAGTAAACTGTCATTtaaccccctgaactatcacgcgagtttcaatttcccccctgaactattTTTTCAGCCAATTGACCCCCTAAACTATGTTAAAGTGGCCAATTAACCCCCTACCGTTAAGTATCTTTAACTCCATCTAATTTTCTGTTAGAAAGTGTCATGTGCTTGGCACATGACcacctttttacattttatgtctaaatcgttacaaagaaaacatataaaacaaatattaaaaaaaaaaaaaacttacaaaccctaaacatcattcaaaataatagaaaaggtaaggctttttatattaacactccacaaaatgttgaatgcaccccatattaaaatttaatattaaatgacttatttactccactatgcaatgacaatttttaccttattaggttttaaaaaaaaaattataaatacactccgaatcacttttagcgtattatcttctcaactatcaaaaccctctcatcctccattgttgaacaaaatcctaaccaatgaaactacaaacatgttgattgagaaaaattgtttttgacgaatgaaacacgaaatcgatgtttctgaagcttcacatgaggtaagacttcacatttttcattgtttttgtgatttcgatgacatcgataattatttaatcttgcgtttgctgcattatttaaacttatatattcatattcatattcatattcatattcatcttttagcgttcatattgaaaaataatgcagcaaacgcaagattaaataattatcgatgtaatcaaaatcattaaaacaatgaaaaatgtgaagtcttacctcatgtgaagcttcagaaacatcgctttcgtgtttcattcgtcaaaaataatttttctcaatcaacatgtttgtagtttcattggttaggattttgttcaacaatggaggatgagagggttttgatagttgagaagataaataatacgctaaaagtgatttggagtgtatttataatttttttttttaaacctaataaggtcaaaattgtcattgcatagtggagtaaataagtcatttaatattaaattttaatatggggtgcattcaacattttgtggagtGTTAATATAAAACGCCTTaccttttctattattttgaatgattaagtttagggtttgtaagtttttttttttttaatatttgttttatatgttttctttgtaaagatttagacataaaatgtaaaaaggtgGTCATGTGCCAAGCACATGACACTTTCTAACAGAAAATTGGATGAAGTTAAAGATACTTAACGGTAGGGGGTTAATTGGCCACTTTAACATAGTTTAGGGGgtcaattggctaaaaaaatagttcaggggggaaattgaaactcacgtgatagttcagggggttaAATGACAGTTTACTCTAATTTTTTAtatggagaaattaggttttcatccttcattttactactccattgattaaaatcatattccttttcaatttttgatcgaggtcattgggtattaataacatcattaattattttaataataatttttttttttatttctaaatatattcatttaatgttaaaaatgttacaattagtatatttatatttatgactaaatttttatcatatatttttagttttagtttgtacccatttttaatttttaattttttttttaatttgtaccaattttcttttcaattttaatttgtacccatatattaatttctttttgtgctcatatttttaaaaatttatttgtatttgtacccatattttttttatttgtactttttattttgctaaatgtacccattcatgtaaaactttttaatcttaaaatgtactcattcttaaatatacgaATTTGTTATaagtaaaatgtaccattttttatataaaatctattcaatttttttataatccATTTTTatacttatatgggtacattcttttttttttttttttaaatttatccaTACGAAGTTTAATTGAATAAATTtattaatgttattaagcctaatattttcttttttttttggtgattttgaagaatgtacccattgtGGCAGCCCGTTTCGAatgtttatattattttgtccTCGAGAGTGTGGAAGTTACTAATTTACTCTTGAACGTTAcgtggtgagg harbors:
- the LOC126619875 gene encoding gibberellin receptor GID1C-like → MSGGNEVNVSESRMVVPLNTWVLISNFKLSYNLLRRPDGTFNRHLAEFLDRKVPANSNPVDGVVSFDVIIDRETSLLSRIYHPDDANLSPLNIVDPERAVSQEVLPVIVFFHGGSFAHSSSNSGIYDILCRRLVGICKAVVVSVNYRRAPENRYPCAYDDGWTALRWVNSRSWLKSTRDSNVHIYLAGDSSGGNIVHNVALRAAESGINVLGNILLNPMFGGQERTESELRLDGKYFVTIQDRDWYWRAFLPDGEDRDHPACNPFGPRGQSLEAVKFPKSLVVVAGLDLVQDWQLAYARGLESAGKNIKLMYLEQATIGFYLLPNNEHFYTVMDEISKFVLSDN